A genomic window from Longimicrobiaceae bacterium includes:
- a CDS encoding thiamine pyrophosphate-binding protein: MGEKKTTADFLIERLGRWGVRRIYGYPGDGINGILGAMRRAEGAVDFVQVAHEEIAGLMACA, translated from the coding sequence ATGGGCGAGAAGAAGACGACCGCGGACTTCCTGATCGAGCGGCTCGGGCGCTGGGGCGTGCGCCGCATCTACGGCTATCCCGGCGACGGCATCAACGGCATCCTGGGCGCAATGCGGCGCGCGGAGGGTGCCGTGGACTTCGTGCAGGTCGCGCACGAGGAGATCGCGGGACTGATGGCCTGCGCCC